The sequence CCGGGAGGGGTGGGGGTGGTGCGTTTGCGTGCCTGCTTTTATGAATTTGATAAAGAATGCGGAGAGGGCGATTATACCTTGCTTTCTGTAACGCAAAAGGAAGGCATCATACCGCAGTCAGCGATACCTAACAAAAAAGATATTTCTAACAGGAATAAAGCTAAGTATAAAATTGTGCCATTAGGTGCTATCGCTTATAACAAAATGCGCATGTGGCAAGGCGCAATGGGCTATAACAACATTTCAAAGGGAATTGTAAGCCCCGCCTACATTGTCATCCTACCACACCAAACAGCGCATGCCCCCTATTTTCACTATTTGTTTAAGTCTCCTTACATGCTTGCCATGTTCAATAAGTTTTCTTATGGATTGTGTGCCGACATGAATTGTCTTAGATATGAGGATTTTCAAAATATCTTAACTCCCCTCCCTCCCCTGCCCGAGCAACACGCCATCGCCTCTGCTTTAGATGAAAAAACCGCCAAGATAGATAGCCTACTAGCCAAACTACAAGCACAAATCCAAGCCCTAAAAGAACATAAAAGCGCGCTCATCAGTGCGGGCGTGCTAGGACAACTCCCCTTAAAGGCAAACCATGCAAAAATACAATGAAAAAGCCCTTGAAGACTTGATTGAAGCACATTTGCTTGCAAGTGGCTACACCAAGCGCACCTCACAAGATTATGATAAAGAACTTTGTTTAGATGTAGGCTTGTTATGGGACTTTTTAGAACGCACGCAAGCGAGGCAACTAAATGAGCTTAAACAACGCCGAAAAGATAAAACGGACTTTCTA is a genomic window of Helicobacter sp. NHP19-012 containing:
- a CDS encoding restriction endonuclease subunit S; this translates as MQKAKIAYGVKVTEVRPINLKTLKIPLPPLEEQHAIASFLDDKIAKIQECIAKKTRMTELLKEYKQALTTQITTKGLDPQAKLKPSGVAWLGDIPGGVGVVRLRACFYEFDKECGEGDYTLLSVTQKEGIIPQSAIPNKKDISNRNKAKYKIVPLGAIAYNKMRMWQGAMGYNNISKGIVSPAYIVILPHQTAHAPYFHYLFKSPYMLAMFNKFSYGLCADMNCLRYEDFQNILTPLPPLPEQHAIASALDEKTAKIDSLLAKLQAQIQALKEHKSALISAGVLGQLPLKANHAKIQ